A part of Onthophagus taurus isolate NC chromosome 7, IU_Otau_3.0, whole genome shotgun sequence genomic DNA contains:
- the LOC111421285 gene encoding charged multivesicular body protein 4-like, producing MHFGPKKKTDKSLNISQALERLRETEQLLTKRQEFLEKRIQQELTTAKTAYSRNKSAAIQALKKKKRLEIQLQQLDGTLTTIEVQRESLEAANTNAMILLTMKKAADALKLANNQLGIDNVNDMMDDIGEQQDVAKEISEAISHNYYNTGIDESELEKELEALEEEALVEELLKVGPSTAAVKNDLPKVPSQTLMDGTKEDDEESEEKDDVDKLKAWAGLNG from the coding sequence ATGCATTTTGgcccaaaaaagaaaactgataaatcattaaatatatcCCAGGCATTAGAACGACTTAGAGAAACCGaacaattattaacaaaacgtcaagaatttttagaaaaacgtATCCAACAAGAACTTACAACAGCCAAAACAGCATATTCCCGAAACAAATCAGCAGCGATACAAgcattaaagaaaaagaaacgcTTAGAAATACAATTACAACAATTGGATGGCACTTTAACCACTATCGAGGTTCAAAGGGAATCATTAGAAGCAGCTAATACAAACGCAATGATTCTTTTAACCATGAAAAAAGCAGCTGATGCTTTAAAATTGGCTAATAATCAATTAGGTATAGATAACGTCAATGATATGATGGATGACATCGGGGAACAACAAGATGTAGCTAAGGAAATATCAGAAGCTATTAGCCacaattattataatacaGGTATCGACGAATCTGAATTAGAAAAAGAATTGGAAGCTTTGGAAGAAGAAGCATTAGTTGAGGAATTGTTGAAAGTTGGACCTTCTACGGCAGCGGTCAAAAATGATTTACCCAAAGTTCCCAGTCAAACTTTAATGGATGGGACTAAAGAGGATGAtgaagaaagtgaagaaaaagatgatgttgataaattaaaagcgTGGGCTGGATTAAATGGTTAA